The following are encoded in a window of Geobacter metallireducens GS-15 genomic DNA:
- a CDS encoding ankyrin repeat domain-containing protein yields MIRRKAALLATAVQILALLLGMPGLAASRPPKQQVSKPSQQAPKPPTPQAPKPSVERQPAPSLFTEATFLFLRGAKVAPRWVLPPTEKTRTDAIFSVSAAGAPVVAFSGDSDTYHLLYPDRNFMVAVKAAISGMTHLSNGVFLLSAGNDLLLLAEPREKTLDKKGVPYAALQPVTKVPLRKIDVLTSVGTTVYCAGIDARSGRHALYLLRSLKGGGILDMELAYESGEPITAVTGDAEALYVAKGRTVARYSVKDGAESTYYTHPSASVTGLAMTPAGLVVSTGREIVLAGQGGALEIMRSAGYGHRMAMAGDTLYVLFNTSLGVLALDNLADLRRFNLAVRPVAPGEAAPPCAIAGVSFYESDTLDNTRGFAESFDRKDVRRIVARIEFDQASLSRSRGGHSVTVSWHEPTGGMLKSANYQVTQGSDDPLFAAIGGKTENGYSPPHWKIGGVHYRFTDELGNRYPGRYRMRVEVDGIPAGEWSFTLAGQPDPWQAISYDDMATLTALLDQGLNPNTTSESGEPLLSTAVQFGSARAVQLLLERGANPNAVDREGKSPLTMVEYVGDWRTKAELLVRRGANVNVRRFPGGPPLVSSYSADFAAFLLKNGADFRYEMSYGKQSLLSEMSDSICTDEILSLLLQRGADLNETDSIGQYTPLGSAIFSGREKCMQLLLEKGASTAVAQRQPNRPTRSAIYVALNTLNERSDPKAKIAQRRMVRLLLQKGAALRPGKKLTTSAYFDIPKDDYIKQMDETASIGAGEGRLMFLGEGPSFFGTVDMIRTLEQDDAALEAATDSKDPAIRELALGTHLGRVRELVARARNQYDMGYEVHKHCVQAFKLSEAGYRPAQVDIVPEMSPPQAGGQGKPQMGLKLLKRAEGGAYVQAVAPGSPAERAGVKAGDIILAFDTQRMKDVDEVLTAVARLTPGMPVRVTFLRDEPMRLPDLQLTCGLVEYEYKDHWGYAEMNLSRWLAAHPDEAVSDEVRTRLKDIAAGGGK; encoded by the coding sequence ATGATCAGGCGGAAAGCCGCGTTGCTGGCAACAGCGGTACAGATTTTAGCTCTGCTCCTGGGCATGCCGGGGCTGGCTGCCTCCAGGCCGCCCAAGCAGCAGGTGTCCAAACCGTCGCAGCAGGCACCCAAGCCGCCGACGCCTCAGGCACCCAAGCCGTCGGTGGAGCGGCAGCCCGCGCCCAGCCTCTTCACGGAGGCCACCTTCCTGTTCCTCAGGGGGGCTAAGGTTGCCCCCCGATGGGTGCTCCCCCCCACGGAAAAGACCAGAACCGACGCCATCTTCAGCGTCAGTGCCGCAGGTGCCCCCGTTGTGGCGTTCAGCGGTGATTCTGATACATACCACCTGCTCTACCCCGACAGAAACTTCATGGTGGCCGTGAAAGCCGCGATCTCAGGGATGACCCACCTCTCCAACGGCGTGTTCCTCCTGTCGGCCGGCAATGATCTGCTGCTCCTCGCCGAGCCCAGGGAGAAAACCCTGGACAAGAAGGGGGTACCCTATGCGGCGCTGCAGCCCGTGACGAAAGTACCCCTGCGCAAAATCGATGTCCTGACCAGCGTCGGCACAACCGTCTACTGTGCCGGCATCGACGCGCGAAGTGGTCGCCATGCTCTCTACCTGCTCCGCTCCCTCAAGGGGGGCGGCATCCTCGACATGGAGCTGGCCTATGAGTCGGGCGAGCCCATCACCGCCGTTACGGGCGATGCTGAAGCCCTCTACGTGGCCAAGGGGCGAACGGTCGCCCGCTATTCCGTGAAGGACGGCGCTGAGAGCACCTACTACACCCACCCCTCGGCATCCGTGACGGGGCTGGCCATGACGCCGGCCGGCCTTGTGGTCAGCACCGGCAGGGAGATCGTCCTCGCCGGCCAGGGCGGAGCCCTGGAGATCATGCGCTCGGCGGGGTATGGGCACCGGATGGCCATGGCTGGCGATACCCTCTACGTGCTGTTCAATACCTCCCTGGGGGTGCTGGCCCTCGACAACCTGGCGGACCTCAGGCGCTTCAACCTGGCGGTGAGGCCCGTGGCCCCTGGCGAGGCGGCGCCTCCCTGTGCCATTGCCGGCGTCAGCTTCTATGAGAGCGATACTCTCGACAATACCCGGGGATTCGCCGAAAGCTTCGACCGCAAGGATGTGCGGCGCATCGTGGCCCGGATCGAATTCGATCAGGCCTCTCTTTCCCGAAGCCGTGGGGGGCATTCGGTTACGGTCTCCTGGCATGAGCCGACCGGCGGCATGCTGAAAAGCGCCAACTACCAGGTGACACAGGGTTCCGATGACCCGCTCTTTGCCGCCATCGGCGGAAAAACAGAGAATGGTTACTCTCCTCCCCACTGGAAGATCGGCGGGGTGCACTACAGGTTTACCGATGAACTCGGGAACCGCTATCCCGGCCGCTATCGAATGCGGGTAGAGGTGGATGGCATCCCCGCCGGGGAGTGGTCCTTCACGCTTGCCGGACAGCCGGACCCCTGGCAAGCCATTAGCTACGATGACATGGCTACCCTTACTGCCCTGCTGGATCAGGGGCTCAATCCCAACACCACCTCCGAGAGCGGCGAACCGCTCCTTTCCACAGCCGTGCAGTTCGGTTCCGCCCGGGCGGTGCAATTGCTTCTGGAGCGGGGTGCCAATCCCAACGCAGTCGACAGGGAGGGGAAATCGCCGCTGACCATGGTCGAATACGTTGGCGACTGGCGGACCAAGGCCGAACTGCTGGTGCGTCGCGGCGCCAACGTCAACGTCCGGCGGTTCCCTGGCGGCCCGCCGCTGGTGTCCAGCTATTCAGCCGACTTTGCCGCGTTTCTGCTGAAGAACGGGGCCGACTTCCGGTATGAAATGAGTTATGGCAAGCAGAGCCTCCTCAGTGAAATGAGCGACAGCATCTGCACAGATGAAATCCTGTCGCTTCTCCTCCAGCGAGGGGCAGACCTGAACGAGACTGATTCGATTGGACAGTACACCCCTCTTGGCAGCGCCATCTTCTCCGGTCGGGAAAAATGCATGCAGCTCCTCCTGGAGAAGGGGGCTTCGACCGCCGTGGCCCAGAGGCAGCCGAACCGCCCGACACGCTCCGCGATCTATGTGGCCTTGAACACCCTCAACGAACGTTCGGACCCCAAGGCCAAGATTGCGCAGCGGCGCATGGTGCGCCTGCTGCTGCAGAAGGGGGCCGCCCTCAGGCCGGGGAAGAAGCTGACGACGTCGGCATACTTCGATATCCCGAAGGATGACTACATAAAGCAGATGGATGAAACCGCCTCAATCGGCGCGGGAGAGGGTCGGCTCATGTTCCTTGGCGAGGGGCCGTCGTTCTTCGGGACGGTGGACATGATCAGGACCCTTGAGCAGGACGATGCGGCCCTGGAGGCGGCCACCGATTCAAAGGACCCGGCGATACGGGAGCTGGCCCTCGGCACCCATCTGGGGAGGGTCCGGGAGCTGGTGGCCAGGGCAAGGAATCAATACGACATGGGATATGAAGTCCATAAGCACTGTGTGCAGGCATTCAAGCTGTCCGAGGCCGGCTACCGCCCCGCCCAGGTGGATATCGTGCCCGAAATGTCGCCACCCCAGGCAGGGGGGCAGGGGAAGCCGCAGATGGGGCTGAAGCTGCTGAAAAGGGCCGAGGGGGGCGCCTACGTCCAGGCGGTTGCGCCGGGAAGCCCCGCCGAGCGTGCCGGGGTGAAGGCCGGCGATATCATCCTGGCGTTTGACACCCAGAGAATGAAGGATGTGGACGAGGTTTTAACTGCCGTTGCCCGGCTGACTCCGGGGATGCCGGTGCGGGTGACCTTCCTGCGCGACGAGCCGATGCGGCTGCCGGACCTGCAGCTTACCTGTGGTCTGGTGGAGTATGAATACAAGGATCATTGGGGATACGCGGAGATGAACCTGTCCCGCTGGCTGGCCGCGCACCCCGATGAGGCCGTTTCCGATGAGGTGCGGACGAGGCTCAAGGACATTGCGGCGGGCGGAGGGAAGTAG
- a CDS encoding thioredoxin domain-containing protein, translated as MKKAIRQLVITSLFALLTVSPLLAQEEIPEAARERFKAGFAIIEKADSPAGFRAAMDEFEAAAALAPRWPDIHYNLAKVAAETDKPAKAINEYRAYLALAPEAADRAAVEGDIARMKEMIARKRKLGLPGVVFAAMPDGIWVMELAPGSRVGKTLLRKGYKILAVEGESVVGAKLDGFFRAIETQSAKVAAAKSEEKKQPGQIPAGFRSEMGFIRSQKFMRTTQPNAAGNAVEETGPAIAFTVISPGSTDTGKLFFKQSMFRSSVIEIEEDEFEDEVIKERLPVVVTFWGSDCGPCQDFVPAVEAQSARYAGKVKFVNVNVNENRKLAGQLAIKGVPAMMVYKGGSPVSTTTGRIDNAKLAELLQGVAAN; from the coding sequence ATGAAAAAAGCCATACGCCAACTCGTCATCACGTCACTGTTCGCCCTGCTGACCGTTTCGCCTCTCCTGGCCCAGGAGGAAATTCCCGAGGCGGCTCGGGAGCGCTTCAAGGCCGGCTTCGCCATCATCGAAAAGGCGGACAGCCCTGCCGGTTTCCGTGCCGCCATGGACGAGTTCGAGGCGGCCGCCGCCCTTGCTCCCCGCTGGCCCGACATCCACTACAACCTGGCAAAGGTGGCGGCGGAAACGGACAAACCGGCCAAGGCCATCAATGAGTACCGTGCCTACCTGGCGCTGGCCCCCGAGGCGGCGGACCGGGCCGCGGTGGAAGGGGATATTGCGCGGATGAAGGAGATGATCGCCCGGAAACGGAAGCTCGGCCTGCCCGGTGTCGTCTTTGCCGCCATGCCGGACGGCATCTGGGTCATGGAGCTTGCTCCCGGGTCAAGGGTGGGGAAAACCCTCTTGAGGAAAGGGTACAAGATCCTTGCCGTCGAGGGTGAATCGGTTGTGGGAGCAAAGCTGGACGGGTTTTTCCGGGCCATTGAGACCCAGTCCGCCAAGGTAGCCGCGGCCAAGAGCGAGGAAAAGAAACAGCCGGGGCAGATACCGGCCGGATTCAGGTCGGAGATGGGCTTCATCCGCTCCCAGAAGTTCATGCGGACGACCCAGCCAAACGCCGCCGGCAACGCGGTGGAGGAAACGGGGCCGGCCATCGCGTTTACCGTCATCTCTCCCGGTTCCACTGACACCGGCAAGCTGTTCTTTAAGCAGAGCATGTTCCGCTCCAGCGTGATCGAGATCGAAGAGGACGAGTTCGAGGATGAAGTCATCAAGGAGCGACTGCCAGTGGTGGTGACCTTCTGGGGGAGCGACTGCGGCCCCTGCCAGGATTTCGTCCCGGCCGTGGAGGCGCAAAGCGCCAGGTATGCCGGCAAGGTCAAGTTCGTCAATGTCAACGTGAATGAGAACCGGAAGCTCGCCGGCCAGCTGGCTATCAAAGGGGTTCCGGCCATGATGGTCTACAAGGGGGGAAGTCCCGTTTCCACCACGACCGGCAGGATCGACAATGCGAAGCTCGCGGAGCTTTTGCAGGGCGTAGCCGCCAATTAA